Sequence from the Amycolatopsis sp. NBC_00345 genome:
CTGGCCGACGACCCGGACCGTGCCGGCGGCGCGCAGTGCCTGGTAGCGGCGGGCCACGGTCTGGTCGGAGACACCGAGGACCTCGGCGACGGCGCTGAACGCCACCCGGCCGTCGATCTGGAGCGCCTGCAACAGCCCTCGCACCACGTCCTCCGCCACAAGGACAACACTAACCAGAGAACGGGTCGACACCGGCGTGGTCGGCGTCGACCCGGCCAAGTCCCCACTGCCCGACGGGCTGACCTGCCAGCGGGCTGACGGCAACCGGTTCACCTTCACCTGGGCTCGGTAACCACAGGTGGTCCCCACCTCGGGGGATGACGTGGTCCGGGAACCCGCATCGGGGCCACGACCCTGTCGTGTCGTGCGTGCCGCCAGCACGGTGGCACGCACGACACGACCGCGGGTGAGCTCGACAGTGCCAGTGTCACTGACAGGCAGGCTTGCACCACACGGACTGGGCCGTGCGGCGACGACAGCGAGGGCGTCCAGAATCATCGGGTGACCACCGATCTGGACACCCTCGCGACTGCCTTGTACGTCACAACCGATGACCTGCTCACCGCCACCCCGCAGCTGGCACCGTGGCGTCCCACGGTCGGTATCGTGCCCAGGCTCACCGATGCGGAGTTGGTGACCTTGCGGTGATGCAGGCGTTGTCGGGGTTCACCTCGGAGTACCGGTGGCTGCGCTACGCCCGAGCCCATCTGGGGCATTTGTTTCGCTACCTGCCCCAGCAGCCGGGCTACAACAAGCGGCTGCGTGCCGCGGCGAGCCTGATCGCCAGTGTCATCCGGATGTTGGCCATGGATACGACGCTGTGGACCGATGACGTGTGGGTGGTGGACTCCACCCCGGTGGAATGTGGCCGCTCGAAGGACACCGTGAAGCGCTCTGACCTCGCCGGCTGGGCCGAGCACGGCTACTGCGCCTCCCACTCCCGCTACTTCTGGGGCCTGCGGCTGCACTTGGTGTGCACCCTGGGCGGACTCCCCGTCGCGTTCGCGTTGACCGGCGCGAAAGCCGACGAGCGTCAGACCCTGCTCGACATCCTGCATACCGACCCCACCCTGACCTCGGAGCGGCACGGGCAGACGGTGATCGGGGACAAGAACTACTTCGGCGCCGAGTTCGAGACCGAGTTGACCGCACAGGGACTGGATCTGCTGCGCCCCGCCCGCAAAGGGCGAGGCCGAACGCCCCGGGGCCCGGTTCTTCAAGCCGCTGCGCCAGACCATCGAATCGATCAACCAGACCCTCAAGGGCCAACTGGACCTGGAACGGCACGGCGGACACACCCCCAACGGCGTAGTCGTCCGTGTCCTGCAACGCATCCTCGCGCTGACTGCGGCGATTTGGCACAACGACAAGATCGGCGGGCCGGTCTACCGCTCCCTTACGGCGTATGACCACTGACCCCTTGGAATTGGTCGTCCTAGGCGAGGATGGGGATCAGCCCCGCGGCGAAAACCAGGTAGAGCAGTCCGGAAAGGGCCAGCCGCAGCGGGGTGAGCTTGTGGGCGCGCAGCAGCGCCAGCAGGTAACCGATCGCGATCATGGTGACCACGCCGGCCCAGAGCAGCGCGCTGTCGAAGTGCCAGCTGGTGAACAGCAGCCCGAGACCGCTGGGCACGGTGGCCTGGATCATCATCGCGCCGGAGATGTTGGCCAGCGCGAGCTGCGTCTTGCCCTGGCGCACCCAGATGATCGCGTTCATGATCTCCGGCAGCTCGGTCGCGATCGGCGACAGCAGCAGCGCCGTCACCGCGCCGGAAAGCCCGAGCATCGGGCCGACGGCATCAAGCTGGTGCACGAACAGCTGCGACGCCACGAAGATCACCCCGAGCGACCCCAGCGTCTGCAGCACCACCGCCCAGGTGGCCGGGACCGCGGCCGTTCGCTGCAGCTTCAACGGTTCCAGCTCGCCTTCGCTGTCCTGCTCGCCGTGGCCGCCGCGCATCTCCCGCCAGAAGTAGGCCGCGTAAGCCGCGAAGAAGATCAGGCCCAGCCACGGTTTGAACGCGAACGCGACCAGGCCCAGCGCGACCTTGACCACGAACACCGCGACGAACCAGCGCTGGTCCTTGGCCAGCCGCGCCGAGTCCGACGGCTCCCCCAGCACCTCGCCCGGAGCCCCGCCGGCGCCGAGCCCATCACCGGAACCGCCACCGGGCCCGGCCGTCGCCAGCTCGCGGCGACGCTGACGGCGCTTGGCCAGCAGCATCAGCCCGGTCACGCCGTAGGCCACGGTCGCCAGCGCCAAGGGCCCGCCCATCGCCGCGCCGACGCCGATGTCCCGCGCCTGCGCGGTCGCCCCGGTGGTCACCGCGACCAGGGTGACCACCGACTCGGGCAGCGCGGTGCCGAACGCGGCCAGGATCGTGCCCACCGCCAGCTGCCCGACGTTCAGCCGCCGGCCGAGCCATTCCACGGCGTTGACGAACCACTCGCAGGACAGGTAGATCGCCCCGGCACAGACGATCAGCAGGACAAAATGCCACATGGTTCGCCGCCTTCGACTTTCCTGGCACAGCACGGAAATCCCCGGACACGCGGCAGCGGGCGCTCGGGCCGCTCCCCGCCGGAACGAGCACCACCCTGCCACACGTTTCGTCATATTCGCAAACGACGAAACAGCGACGGTTCGGCACACCGGCCGCGCGGAAACCGCAGGTCATAGGCAACAATGGGGTTCGCCATGGCGAACTCCGACGAGGCGCGCACCGAACATCCACCGGGGGATGAACGCGTCGAACCGACCTCCCCGCAGCTCACCGCGGCCGCGAGCACCTTCGCGCTGCTGGGCAATCCGGTCCGGCTGCACGTGCTCTGGCTGGCCGCGCAAGGGATTCACGATGTGAGCGCCCTCGCCGCGCGCACCGGGGTGGGCGTCGCCACCATGAGCCAGCACCTGAGCAAACTGCGGCTGGCCGGGCTGATCAGCGTCCGCCGCGACGGACGGCACCACATCTACAGCGTCGAAGACCCGCACGTGCTCACCGTGGTCGAGCAGATCTTCGACCACATCGCCCCCGACGGCACCCTCGCCCCCGACCCGCCGGGCCGCTGACCGTCGCCGGCCCGCACACCGGGATTCCCGGTCACCGGTAAAGCCGGGGCAGGACGAAAAGACCTGGTCCCGCCCGCACGAAGCGGCGCGCCGGACCAGCGTCGGCAGGTCACCGCCGTGGGCCGCGGCCGGCACTCGGACCCCGGCGGCACACTCAACCACCATTGGTGTGAACTACGCCACACCCTGGCGGGACGCAGCAGCACTTGACCATGCCGCACCGTCAGAGTTTTGACTGGAATCCGCCGGCGTGATCGCGCCGGCGGACCGCGGTTCCGGAAGAGGTGGGCAGTCGTGGCTTGGAGCACCCGTGAGATCGCCGAGCTCGCCGGCACGACCGTACGGGCCGTACGCCATTACCACGAGATCGGCCTCCTCGACGAGCCCGAGCGGCGCGCCAACGGCTACAAGCAGTACGTCGTCGCCCATCTCGTGCGGATCCTGCGAATCAAGCGGCTGATCGACCTCGGGTTCTCCCTGTCCCAGATCTCCGCCATGGGCGACGCCGACGAGCATCCCGAGGAAGCCCTGCGCGCGCTGGACACCGACCTCTCCACGACCATCGAGCGGCTGCAGCGGATCCGGGTCGAGCTGGCCCTGATGCTCCGGGAAGCCGCGCCGACCGACCTGCCCCTCGAACTCGGCCCGGCGACCACCGACGGCGGGCTGTCCGACAACGACCGCTCGTTCATCATCGTGCTGACCCGGGTGCTCGGCCCGCAAGGCCTCCAGGCCTACGCGGAAATACTCCAGTCGTGCCAGGCGAACCCCGAGGTGGCCGCGTTCGACAACCTGCCCGCCGACGCCGGCGAGCAGACCCGCGCCGAACTGGCCCAGCGGCTGTTCCCCCACGTCCACGACCTGATCTCCGGCCACCCCGGGCCCGGGAAGGGCAGCAACGACGCGCCCGGGGGCCCGCGGTTCGCCGCGCAGACCGTCGTCCAGGCCATCCAGGACCTCTACAACCCGGCCCAGATCGACGTCATGCGCCGCGTCGCGCTACTGGGGCAGGCGCCGGAGAAGAACTGACCGGTCTCCCCTGCCCGCCCCTCCATCGCGAGCAGCGCCAGTTTCGCCGTCTCTCCGCCGCGGTAGCGTCCGGCCGCCCCATCCGACCGGACGACGCGGTGGCAGGGGACGATCAGCGGCACCGGGTTGGTCGCGCAGGCAGTGCCCGCGGCCCGCACGGCGCGCGGGCTGCCCGCGGCGGCGGCCACCTCCGCGTAACTCCGGGTGTGGCCGAACGGGATGTCCTTCAGCCGGTCGAGGACCGCACGCCGGAAGCCCTTCGCCAGCCGGAGGTCGACCGGGACCCCGAACCGGCGCCGGTCGCCCGCGAAGTACTCGTCCAGCTCCCGGGCCACCGGGTCGAGCCGGCCCGGGGCGGCGAGCACCCTCGGGCTGACGACGGCGGCCAGCGACTCGAGCACGGCGTTGTGGTCCTCGCCCTCGAACGCCACCCGCACGAGCCCTTCGGCGGTGGCCGCCAGCAGCAGCCGGCCGACCGGCGAGTCGACGGTGCGGTAGGCGACGTCGAGGACGCCCTCCGCCCGCGCCGCCCCGGTCAGCCTGGTGTGGAGCGAATCCAGGAGTTCATGGTCTACATCGGACAGTGTCGGGGACGCCTCGGCGGGCGCCCGCTTGACGAGCGTCATGCGGATACTCCTTTGTTCAGTGTTTTGCCGTCGGTTCGCACGGCTGCGACCACGCGGGCCGCGGCGGTGTCCGGGGCTTCGTGCTCCCAGACGCGCACGACCGCCCAGCCCTCTTCCCGCAGCCGTTCGGTCGTGTCTGCGTCACGGGCGCGGTTCGCCTGGATTTTCCGGGCCCAGTAAGGACGATTGGTGGCCGGCTCGGTGTAGTGGTCCTCGCAGCCGTGCCAGAAGCACCCGTCGACGAACACCGCGACCTTGGCGCGAGTGAACACGAGGTCCGCCCTCCGCCGGAGCGCGGCCACCGGCCGCACGTCGACGCGGTAGCGCAGCCCGGCCGCGTGCACCAGGCGCCGGACCGCGAGTTCCGGGCTCGTGTCACGAGAACGGTTCCCTTGCATGGAACGCCGCACCGCCGGCGTCGAAGCCCACGACCGGATCTTCCCGGTGGCCTTTCCTGTCATGCCCCGTAGACGCCGGCGGCCGCCGGGATGTGAGGTCGTCTCCCGCCGGCTGGGTAGGGTCGAGTCATGTCCGAGACCACCCGACCTCGGCCTGCACCGGGACCTGGCGGAGGGCGTGGCACACTCGCCACCTTCTCGGGCAAGGCCTGAAACCAAGGAGCCCCATGACTTTCGCTGAATTGCACCACGGCCCCGACCCGCTGGTGCTGCCCAACGCCTGGGACGTGCCGTCCGCCTTGGCCATGGCCGCGGAGGGCTTTCCCGCCATCGGGACGACGAGCTTCGGCGTCGCGTCGAGCCAGGGGCACCCGGACGGCGGCCGCGCGAGCCGGGCGGCGAACCTCACGCTCGCGCGGGCCCTGCGTGATCTGCCGGTGTACGTGAGCTTCGACGTGGAGGACGGCTACTCCGACGACCCGGCCGAGGTGGCCGAGTACGTCGAGCAGCTCGCTGTGGCCGGGATCAACATCGAGGACAGCACCGCGGAGCGGCTGGTCGCGCCGGAACTGCTGGCCGCCAAGGTCGCGGAGATCAAGCGGCGGAGCCCAGGGCTGTTCGTGAACGCGCGGGTCGACACCTACTGGCTCCGCCAGGACGCGGAGCTGGAGCCGACCCTCGAACGCGCGGAGGCGTACGTCCGGGCCGGCGCGGACGGGGTGTTCGTGCCCGGCGCGACCGACCCCGCCGTGCTGCGGAAACTCGCGGAAACCCTGCCCGTGCCGGTGAACACCCTGCCGGTGCCCGGGCTCAGCGTGAACGCGCTGGGCCGGCTCGGCATCCGGCGCGTGAGCACCGGTTCGCTGCCATACCGGGCCGCGCTGAACGCCGCCGTCACCGCGGCCCGCGCGGTACGGGACGGCGCGCAGGTCCCGCCGGCCCTCGACTACCAGCGCCTGCAGGAACAGCTGACCGGCTACAGCCGCACCGAGCGTTGACGGCGGCCGTGAGAGAAGGGATTTCCCATGCCTGAGCCCGGCAACATCTCCTTCGCCGCCTACCACGGTGTCGGCGACGCTAGGGACGTCGTCCTGCTGGAGCGTTACGACTCGCGTGAAGCCTTTGCGCGGCACCGGGAAACGGACCACTTCGCGGGGCTGGCGCCCGCACCCACGGCGACGAGTTCGCGGCCCTGGTCCTGCACCTGATCGGGGCAGCGGATCTCGCGGGCGGGCGCGTTCGCGGTCTTCGACCGGGTCAGCAGGCGAGCGGGCTGATCGACGTGTACCGGTCTTACGCCGCGGCCTTGCGGTGGCGGCACATCCAGGCCACCCGGGCTCGGTGACGATCTCACGTTTCGGCGGCGGCCACCGTCTACCTGGTGAGACCCCGACGAAGGAGCTTCGCCCGATGAGTACGACGACAGTGCGAAACCGCTACGCCGACCGCGTGGACGCAGCCGACTGGGGAGCGGTCAAAAACGGGCTCGACGACGTCGGCAGCGCCCTGCTCCCCCAGCTGCTGACGCCGGCGGAATGCCGTCAGATCATCGCTCTGTGGGCCGAGCCGGACCGGTTCCGGGCGACGATCAACCTGCGCCGCCACCGTTTCGGCGATCACGGTGACTACAAGTACTTCAGCGAGCCGTTCCCCGAGCCCGTGCGGGCACTGCGCGAGGCCCTGTACCCGCGGCTCCTGCCGATTGCCCGGGAATGGTCGGAAAAGCTCCGGTGTGCGGCCGAGTGGCCCGAGACTCTTGAGGAGTGGCTTGAGGTCTGCCACCGGGCGGGCCAGACCAAGCCGACCCCGATCCTCCTGCGGTACGAGCCGGGCGGCTGGAACGCGCTGCACCGCGATCTGTACGGGGACAAGGTGTTCCCGCTGCAGGTGGTGGTGAACCTGAACGACCCCGGCGCCGACCACACCGGCGGCGAGTTCCTGCTGACCGAGCAACGGCCGCGGGCCCAGTCACGCGGCACGGCGACGCTCATCCCGCAGGGGCACGGGCTGGCCTTCACCACCCGCGAAAAGCCGGTGAAGTCGGTGCGGGGCTGGTCGAGGGGGCCGGTCCGGCACGGCGTTTCGGTGGTGCGCAGCGGGGTACGGCACACGCTCGGCCTGGTGTTCCACGATGCGGCTTGACCCGCTTGATGGCGGTGTTGTGGCTACGCCGCTTGACCGCGGTGTTGTCCTTGCGCCGCATGACGACGGTGTTGTGTCTAAGCCACCCGACAGCGGCGTGCTCCCGATGCCGCATGACGGCGATGTTGTGCCTACGCCACCCAACAGCGGCGTGCTCCCGATGCCGCATGACCGCGGTGGGGTCCTGATGCCGCATCACCGCGGCCTGATCCCGGACGGTTTCTCCCCACTCCCACACCGCCCGGCCGCCGCCTCTCCCCCCGCGCGCCCGTGCGGCCCGGAGGAGCTGGCAGCGCTCATCAACGCCGCCCGCAGCGTGAAACCCGCGCCGGTGAGCGCGGTCGTGGGCACCGCGTCGGACGCGGTTTCCCGGGCGAACGGGGAACTGCTCGCCACGGCCTGGGCCGATGGCGGTGGCACGGTGCTGACCACTGTCCACTGGCCGGAGACCGCCGCCTCGTGGCTCCGGCCGTCCCGCCGGTTCGCCGCGCCGGAACCCGACGTGTGGCTGGTCGCCGCGACGGTGCCCGGCTGGGCGGCGATGGGCCGACGGCTCGTCACGTCGACCGGGTGGTCGCCGGCCCGCACGTTCGTCACCTCGCCGCTGGCCGACCCCGAGCTGATCGCCCTCGGCGGGATCGGCACGTTCGACGGGCTGCGCGGCGCCTACCCTGACGGTCGC
This genomic interval carries:
- a CDS encoding sodium:calcium antiporter, which translates into the protein MWHFVLLIVCAGAIYLSCEWFVNAVEWLGRRLNVGQLAVGTILAAFGTALPESVVTLVAVTTGATAQARDIGVGAAMGGPLALATVAYGVTGLMLLAKRRQRRRELATAGPGGGSGDGLGAGGAPGEVLGEPSDSARLAKDQRWFVAVFVVKVALGLVAFAFKPWLGLIFFAAYAAYFWREMRGGHGEQDSEGELEPLKLQRTAAVPATWAVVLQTLGSLGVIFVASQLFVHQLDAVGPMLGLSGAVTALLLSPIATELPEIMNAIIWVRQGKTQLALANISGAMMIQATVPSGLGLLFTSWHFDSALLWAGVVTMIAIGYLLALLRAHKLTPLRLALSGLLYLVFAAGLIPILA
- a CDS encoding ArsR/SmtB family transcription factor; translation: MANSDEARTEHPPGDERVEPTSPQLTAAASTFALLGNPVRLHVLWLAAQGIHDVSALAARTGVGVATMSQHLSKLRLAGLISVRRDGRHHIYSVEDPHVLTVVEQIFDHIAPDGTLAPDPPGR
- a CDS encoding helix-turn-helix domain-containing protein, yielding MAWSTREIAELAGTTVRAVRHYHEIGLLDEPERRANGYKQYVVAHLVRILRIKRLIDLGFSLSQISAMGDADEHPEEALRALDTDLSTTIERLQRIRVELALMLREAAPTDLPLELGPATTDGGLSDNDRSFIIVLTRVLGPQGLQAYAEILQSCQANPEVAAFDNLPADAGEQTRAELAQRLFPHVHDLISGHPGPGKGSNDAPGGPRFAAQTVVQAIQDLYNPAQIDVMRRVALLGQAPEKN
- a CDS encoding methylated-DNA--[protein]-cysteine S-methyltransferase, which encodes MTLVKRAPAEASPTLSDVDHELLDSLHTRLTGAARAEGVLDVAYRTVDSPVGRLLLAATAEGLVRVAFEGEDHNAVLESLAAVVSPRVLAAPGRLDPVARELDEYFAGDRRRFGVPVDLRLAKGFRRAVLDRLKDIPFGHTRSYAEVAAAAGSPRAVRAAGTACATNPVPLIVPCHRVVRSDGAAGRYRGGETAKLALLAMEGRAGETGQFFSGACPSSATRRMTSIWAGL
- a CDS encoding very short patch repair endonuclease → MTGKATGKIRSWASTPAVRRSMQGNRSRDTSPELAVRRLVHAAGLRYRVDVRPVAALRRRADLVFTRAKVAVFVDGCFWHGCEDHYTEPATNRPYWARKIQANRARDADTTERLREEGWAVVRVWEHEAPDTAAARVVAAVRTDGKTLNKGVSA
- a CDS encoding isocitrate lyase/PEP mutase family protein, with amino-acid sequence MTFAELHHGPDPLVLPNAWDVPSALAMAAEGFPAIGTTSFGVASSQGHPDGGRASRAANLTLARALRDLPVYVSFDVEDGYSDDPAEVAEYVEQLAVAGINIEDSTAERLVAPELLAAKVAEIKRRSPGLFVNARVDTYWLRQDAELEPTLERAEAYVRAGADGVFVPGATDPAVLRKLAETLPVPVNTLPVPGLSVNALGRLGIRRVSTGSLPYRAALNAAVTAARAVRDGAQVPPALDYQRLQEQLTGYSRTER
- a CDS encoding putative quinol monooxygenase → MPEPGNISFAAYHGVGDARDVVLLERYDSREAFARHRETDHFAGLAPAPTATSSRPWSCT
- a CDS encoding 2OG-Fe(II) oxygenase, yielding MSTTTVRNRYADRVDAADWGAVKNGLDDVGSALLPQLLTPAECRQIIALWAEPDRFRATINLRRHRFGDHGDYKYFSEPFPEPVRALREALYPRLLPIAREWSEKLRCAAEWPETLEEWLEVCHRAGQTKPTPILLRYEPGGWNALHRDLYGDKVFPLQVVVNLNDPGADHTGGEFLLTEQRPRAQSRGTATLIPQGHGLAFTTREKPVKSVRGWSRGPVRHGVSVVRSGVRHTLGLVFHDAA